A genomic region of Negativicoccus succinicivorans contains the following coding sequences:
- a CDS encoding ChbG/HpnK family deacetylase: MKFLIVNADDFGLHPSVNEAIARGFQNGIITSTTLLAGGAAFEDAIAVAETLPRLGVGIHTALVGGIDPVADPAEVKSLLDENGKLLADYGEFIRRDLAGEIDYNDVYRELSAQFAKIAGTKLTITHVDGHQHLHVWPRVLPIVLTLCEKYHIRAMRIPAENIRYGKHLADWRRLFGKTGLTVLANRARRKIRAAGMATTEHFWGMMDGGHLTERKLLQLFPQLRDGFHELMCHPGSSNLHLGAQYGWEYNWEKEYQALTSPNVYELLMHEGIHRINFGVIGA, translated from the coding sequence ATGAAATTTTTAATTGTGAATGCGGATGATTTCGGTTTACATCCGTCTGTCAATGAAGCGATTGCTCGTGGTTTTCAAAACGGGATTATAACCAGCACAACTTTATTAGCAGGCGGCGCCGCTTTTGAAGACGCAATCGCCGTAGCAGAAACGTTACCGCGACTCGGAGTGGGCATTCATACTGCGTTAGTCGGTGGGATAGACCCGGTGGCGGATCCGGCGGAAGTCAAAAGTTTGCTTGACGAAAACGGTAAATTATTGGCCGACTATGGTGAATTCATTCGCCGCGATTTGGCCGGAGAAATTGATTACAATGATGTGTATCGGGAGCTTTCAGCCCAATTTGCGAAAATTGCGGGAACAAAATTAACTATTACACATGTCGACGGACACCAGCATTTACATGTCTGGCCACGTGTCTTACCGATTGTGTTGACCTTATGTGAGAAATATCATATTCGTGCGATGCGCATTCCGGCCGAAAATATTCGCTACGGTAAACATCTTGCGGATTGGCGTCGCTTGTTTGGAAAAACGGGCCTTACCGTGTTAGCGAATCGGGCACGACGTAAAATACGTGCAGCCGGAATGGCGACGACCGAACATTTTTGGGGGATGATGGATGGCGGCCATTTGACGGAACGCAAATTGTTGCAACTTTTCCCGCAATTGCGAGATGGTTTCCATGAATTGATGTGCCATCCGGGCAGCAGCAACCTTCACCTGGGAGCTCAATATGGCTGGGAATATAACTGGGAAAAAGAGTACCAGGCGTTAACTTCGCCGAATGTTTATGAATTGTTGATGCATGAAGGCATTCACAGAATCAATTTTGGAGTGATCGGCGCATGA
- a CDS encoding ribonuclease HIII, with translation MPNESPDVLRQKLAQRLKQYDIIITNTKTIPYGIQWKVVRAEKTAILNTYHGKKGFRLVIQTKDPEWKEELEALATNLNSSGAEVKKTKAATEDRKVIDTYVIGCDESGKGDVLGPLVVAAVYLTKDQAREVVSWGVRDSKELTDLQITKLAQRFLDQYEDQAEVTILVPQLYNEKYAAYQKNGKNLNDLLTDLHFANMKKLLQCFPAEQIILDRFAREELMQKKWATAQITVPLLQTPRGERYPAVAMASILARAAFVDTLAELGRKYYTTLPKGASFMVRRFLASFAQKHAQKDLQMIGKWHFSTFDRYR, from the coding sequence TTGCCAAATGAGTCGCCGGATGTTCTGCGTCAGAAATTGGCTCAGCGTCTGAAGCAATATGATATAATAATAACTAATACAAAAACGATCCCGTACGGTATCCAGTGGAAAGTTGTGCGCGCTGAAAAGACGGCAATTTTAAACACTTATCACGGTAAAAAAGGCTTCCGACTGGTGATCCAAACCAAGGATCCTGAATGGAAAGAAGAACTGGAGGCCCTGGCAACCAATCTTAATTCGTCCGGCGCGGAAGTAAAGAAAACCAAAGCGGCAACGGAAGATAGAAAAGTAATTGACACGTATGTGATCGGTTGTGATGAATCCGGTAAGGGGGATGTACTGGGACCGCTTGTTGTCGCAGCCGTGTACCTTACCAAAGATCAGGCTCGAGAAGTAGTATCATGGGGCGTTCGTGACAGTAAAGAACTGACCGATCTCCAAATTACGAAATTAGCGCAACGTTTTCTGGATCAATATGAGGATCAAGCTGAAGTCACAATACTTGTTCCGCAATTATATAATGAAAAATATGCCGCTTACCAAAAAAACGGCAAAAACTTGAATGATCTTTTGACTGATTTGCATTTCGCCAATATGAAAAAATTATTACAGTGTTTTCCTGCTGAGCAAATTATTTTGGATCGTTTCGCTCGCGAAGAACTAATGCAAAAAAAATGGGCGACGGCGCAAATTACCGTGCCTCTTTTGCAAACGCCTCGCGGCGAACGATACCCTGCGGTGGCAATGGCGTCTATCTTGGCCCGTGCCGCATTTGTAGATACGCTGGCAGAGTTGGGAAGAAAATATTATACGACACTTCCCAAGGGGGCGTCGTTTATGGTGCGCCGGTTCTTGGCAAGTTTTGCACAAAAACATGCACAAAAAGACTTACAAATGATCGGCAAATGGCACTTCTCAACGTTTGACCGTTATCGATAA
- the larC gene encoding nickel insertion protein, protein MKQLETNLDDMTPETLAYVQERLLASGASDVWYIPIVMKKSRPAVTLCVLCEEKQSQALVDFILQETTSWGVREFTCERTVLPTQETEIFLYGESVRVKYARVGNEYKCKPEYEDCARIARVQNMPLRQVQAEAKMKGEDRLAK, encoded by the coding sequence ATGAAACAATTGGAGACTAATCTGGATGACATGACGCCGGAAACGCTTGCCTATGTGCAGGAACGACTTTTGGCGTCAGGTGCGTCGGATGTTTGGTATATCCCGATTGTTATGAAAAAAAGTCGTCCGGCAGTTACCTTGTGTGTACTTTGTGAGGAAAAGCAATCGCAAGCGCTGGTTGACTTCATCTTGCAGGAAACAACCAGTTGGGGAGTACGCGAATTTACGTGTGAGCGAACGGTTTTACCGACGCAAGAAACAGAGATTTTCTTATACGGTGAATCGGTGCGCGTGAAGTACGCTCGCGTAGGAAACGAGTATAAATGTAAGCCGGAGTATGAAGATTGTGCCCGTATTGCACGAGTGCAAAACATGCCGTTACGACAGGTGCAAGCGGAAGCGAAAATGAAAGGGGAAGATAGGCTTGCCAAATGA
- the larB gene encoding nickel pincer cofactor biosynthesis protein LarB gives MTEPLGNWLKAWKNNALDLAELEKNIREYYGFTDINRLCWDDNRVQRQGFPEVVLASGKTQEQLTELLSYAINQSKPLLLTRLSKEMGEYLHTLAPQAKWDEIGRVFSYGQCSHQTIRSFVAVVTAGAADESVAREAVATLEFLGIPVKAYYDRGVAGIHRLLAVCKELKDAQVCIAIAGMEGALPTVISGLISAPVIGVPTSAGYGVAQNGMTALFGMLTSCADKVAVVNIDNGYGAARVAAAICREKDPS, from the coding sequence ATGACGGAACCTCTCGGGAATTGGCTAAAAGCATGGAAAAATAATGCTCTTGATTTGGCTGAATTGGAAAAAAACATTCGGGAGTATTATGGTTTTACGGATATTAATCGCCTTTGTTGGGATGATAATCGCGTTCAGCGACAGGGGTTTCCCGAGGTGGTATTGGCCAGCGGGAAAACGCAAGAACAGCTTACAGAGTTACTTTCATATGCAATAAATCAAAGCAAGCCCTTGCTTTTGACTCGATTGAGTAAGGAAATGGGCGAATATTTACATACACTCGCACCGCAAGCCAAATGGGACGAGATTGGACGTGTATTTTCGTACGGCCAATGTTCTCATCAAACCATACGCTCTTTCGTGGCGGTAGTAACCGCCGGTGCCGCGGATGAAAGTGTAGCTCGTGAAGCGGTGGCAACACTTGAGTTTTTAGGCATTCCCGTGAAAGCATATTACGATCGCGGTGTGGCGGGGATACATCGCTTGCTGGCGGTTTGTAAAGAACTGAAGGATGCACAAGTTTGCATTGCGATTGCCGGTATGGAGGGCGCACTCCCTACGGTGATAAGCGGATTAATTTCGGCTCCGGTGATCGGCGTGCCGACTTCGGCGGGGTACGGTGTCGCGCAAAACGGCATGACGGCTCTTTTCGGGATGCTTACCAGCTGTGCAGATAAAGTCGCAGTGGTAAATATTGATAACGGTTATGGTGCTGCTCGAGTAGCTGCAGCAATTTGCCGAGAAAAGGATCCGTCATGA
- a CDS encoding TrmH family RNA methyltransferase encodes MKKEISSLQNPHWKRVCALSQRKYREQHGSFLVEGVRAVEVILQSAGLQYEIWATEAGLQASGLTIAEKVPLFIVPSKMFKALAQTEASQEIAAVVKTASLPKETDIQPGPIAVLCGVQDPGNAGTIVRLAAAAECAAVWTTKGTVDLFNDKAVRSSMGTILQIPVVQQIIPKDLYDAARKRQMPLWATTLGESVSYEMMPSQRNVFWLFGNEGKGIPEEILQQADARFHIPISPTVESLNVAMAAAIILFHHRLVREGTGYDGTSRELAKSMEK; translated from the coding sequence GTGAAAAAAGAAATTTCCAGCTTACAAAATCCGCATTGGAAACGGGTCTGTGCGCTATCACAACGTAAATATCGTGAGCAGCACGGTTCGTTTCTGGTAGAAGGCGTACGTGCTGTGGAGGTTATCTTGCAATCGGCCGGTTTGCAATATGAGATCTGGGCTACCGAGGCGGGGCTGCAGGCGAGCGGCCTTACCATAGCGGAAAAGGTGCCTCTTTTTATAGTGCCTTCGAAAATGTTCAAAGCACTCGCGCAAACGGAAGCCAGTCAGGAAATTGCCGCAGTTGTGAAAACAGCAAGTTTACCGAAGGAAACAGACATACAACCGGGTCCCATTGCAGTATTGTGCGGTGTGCAGGACCCCGGAAATGCGGGGACAATAGTTCGTCTTGCGGCAGCGGCGGAGTGTGCCGCCGTTTGGACAACGAAAGGTACTGTCGATTTATTTAACGATAAAGCGGTGCGCAGTTCCATGGGAACTATTTTACAAATTCCTGTGGTGCAGCAGATTATTCCGAAAGATTTATATGATGCGGCCCGCAAACGGCAGATGCCGCTTTGGGCTACCACACTTGGTGAAAGTGTATCGTATGAAATGATGCCTTCACAGCGCAATGTTTTTTGGCTTTTCGGTAACGAAGGTAAAGGCATTCCTGAAGAAATTTTACAGCAGGCCGATGCGCGTTTCCATATTCCGATATCGCCTACTGTAGAATCACTTAATGTAGCCATGGCGGCAGCGATTATTTTATTTCATCATCGCTTGGTGAGGGAAGGGACAGGCTATGACGGAACCTCTCGGGAATTGGCTAAAAGCATGGAAAAATAA
- a CDS encoding ABC transporter ATP-binding protein encodes MANKQRKNRRDLKQLRLLFNYAKPYYGWWVLAGILVAVTVGLDLLRPYLLKYAISDIFPVKDLTALYRVGWLYLTTVFLSVGLLYALNFSLQYVGQNIIYRIRQNVFERILVQSESSLKRYKTGNLVTKVTNDTDAIRAFFIEVLIPFCGDFLMMVGIIVILLQMHMRLALASLTVMILLGIAVYIFRQYSRRAYRKVRSCISVSNSFIQEAMSGIMIVKSYNAEKAVIKEYDTINQAYVTAGIQEVRTFSVFRPFVDFTYFICVVLILGYTNLAVDITDAALVFVFIQYIEKFFAPVRGMAERYNTLQSALAGVDRVGEMWEQTSVTEIDDRPDFEEPFRSLEFENVWFHYGDEEKWVLKDVSFYVDNGELVGIAGTSGAGKTTVMSLALRMYIPQRGRILLNDKPIEDYSIASTRTLLGYVFQNQHLFKGTVAENISLHNPTLTPERIIHALQKVNLWDEIQQLPQGIYTQAGYLGSFFSAGERQLLSLARVMARRYPVLVLDEATANMDSATEERIQKSLAGIRGERTILLIAHRLSTIRNADRIYVFREGRIIQTGTYQELANTSGYFRELLES; translated from the coding sequence ATGGCGAATAAACAACGAAAAAATCGCCGCGATTTGAAGCAACTCCGGCTCTTATTTAATTATGCAAAACCGTATTACGGTTGGTGGGTATTGGCCGGAATACTGGTAGCGGTGACAGTGGGACTCGATCTGTTGCGTCCGTACCTATTGAAATACGCAATCAGCGATATATTTCCCGTGAAAGATCTTACCGCTTTATATCGGGTCGGTTGGTTGTATTTGACAACGGTATTTCTAAGCGTCGGACTTTTATATGCGTTGAATTTTTCTTTGCAATATGTTGGGCAAAATATTATTTATCGCATTCGTCAAAACGTTTTCGAACGCATTTTAGTGCAGTCGGAAAGTTCGCTGAAACGCTACAAAACCGGTAATTTAGTCACCAAGGTAACGAATGACACAGATGCGATTCGCGCTTTTTTTATCGAGGTTTTAATTCCTTTTTGCGGTGACTTTTTAATGATGGTCGGCATCATTGTAATTTTGCTGCAAATGCATATGCGCCTCGCCTTGGCATCTTTGACGGTAATGATTTTACTGGGAATTGCGGTATATATTTTCCGCCAATACAGCCGTCGAGCGTATCGCAAAGTGCGTTCCTGTATTTCTGTTTCCAACAGTTTTATTCAGGAAGCGATGAGCGGTATCATGATTGTCAAATCATACAATGCGGAAAAAGCAGTCATTAAAGAGTATGATACGATTAATCAGGCCTATGTCACGGCAGGAATTCAGGAGGTCCGTACATTTTCCGTCTTTCGACCGTTTGTCGATTTTACTTATTTTATTTGTGTAGTGCTGATTTTAGGTTATACCAATTTAGCCGTCGATATTACGGATGCGGCACTCGTGTTTGTTTTTATTCAGTATATTGAGAAGTTTTTTGCTCCGGTTCGCGGTATGGCAGAACGCTACAATACCTTGCAGTCTGCCTTGGCGGGGGTTGATCGCGTGGGCGAAATGTGGGAGCAAACGAGCGTGACGGAAATTGACGATCGCCCGGATTTTGAAGAGCCGTTCAGGTCTTTGGAGTTTGAGAATGTCTGGTTCCATTATGGTGACGAGGAAAAATGGGTGCTGAAAGATGTTTCCTTCTATGTCGATAATGGAGAGTTGGTGGGTATTGCCGGCACTTCAGGGGCAGGTAAAACGACAGTGATGTCGCTTGCATTGCGCATGTATATTCCGCAACGGGGGCGTATTCTTTTAAACGACAAACCGATTGAAGATTATTCGATCGCCTCCACTCGTACACTCTTGGGTTACGTTTTTCAAAATCAGCATTTGTTTAAAGGTACGGTGGCGGAAAATATCAGCTTACATAATCCGACGTTAACACCGGAGCGGATTATTCATGCTTTGCAAAAAGTAAATCTTTGGGATGAAATTCAACAACTACCGCAAGGTATTTATACCCAGGCGGGATATCTGGGAAGCTTTTTTTCGGCGGGAGAGCGACAGTTGTTATCGTTAGCTCGTGTGATGGCGCGACGGTATCCGGTGTTGGTTTTGGATGAAGCAACTGCGAATATGGATAGCGCTACGGAAGAAAGAATTCAAAAATCCCTAGCCGGTATTCGCGGTGAACGTACGATTCTTTTGATTGCACATCGCTTGTCGACGATTCGGAATGCGGATCGTATTTATGTATTTCGGGAAGGTCGGATTATTCAGACCGGCACCTATCAGGAATTGGCCAATACATCAGGATACTTTCGGGAGTTGTTGGAATCGTGA
- a CDS encoding ABC transporter ATP-binding protein, which translates to MNYRQFFKRFLWPHFPVYFLGILLLIAVDVLQLWVPKLLGAAIDDISLGKTHLASYVGNILLLGLAILVCKFGYRLCILGQMRKSEYLMRDAIVKKSIRLPVQFYEKHGPGKIMALLINDVTSIRIAFGLGMLLLVDAIFLNGLALWMMASQITLALAVRVLLPMPLILLAAVLLGRVVRKRFRHVQDLFSNLTEYTQELFLGLPIIKSLVEEASVARYFATLNEENMQGNLSLARVQAVFIPMMRILPMICYAVSLFICGRLVINDEISVGDFVAINGYIGMLIMATMGVGGLIAVMNRALGSYDRLREYFEWPEEQATDDCADHRDSVPAQAKVRAEHLTFTYPEADTPALCDVNLTIPEGAFVGLVGAPGSGKTTFFKLLLRLYNPPAGTLFINDKDVRSYCLEDLRALSGFVPQEQILFSKTVADNITFPAPAQEQDMDYVQQLMDDTAISLSLQDRLQGPSSKLQEAGTDLSGGQRQRIGIARALYKRAPLLLLDDVFSALDFQTAAMIEESILKLRRKYTILFISQRIDALRDADIIFVFKDGHIVEQGTHEELWNRHGEYYVLYHQQEA; encoded by the coding sequence ATGAATTATCGACAATTTTTCAAACGGTTTTTATGGCCGCATTTTCCGGTCTACTTTTTGGGTATTCTACTTTTAATTGCAGTAGATGTATTGCAATTATGGGTGCCCAAATTACTGGGGGCCGCGATAGATGATATCAGTTTAGGGAAGACACATCTTGCCAGCTATGTGGGCAATATTTTGCTGTTGGGGCTGGCAATTTTAGTGTGCAAATTTGGCTACCGCCTTTGCATTCTCGGTCAAATGCGCAAAAGTGAATATTTAATGCGGGATGCGATTGTCAAAAAATCCATCCGATTACCGGTGCAATTTTACGAAAAACATGGTCCCGGCAAAATCATGGCTTTACTTATCAATGACGTAACGTCGATCCGAATTGCATTCGGTTTAGGGATGCTGCTTTTGGTAGATGCGATCTTTTTAAACGGTTTGGCGCTTTGGATGATGGCAAGTCAAATCACATTAGCGCTGGCGGTGCGTGTTTTATTGCCGATGCCGTTAATTTTGCTGGCTGCAGTTTTGCTCGGACGTGTGGTGCGTAAACGGTTTCGTCATGTGCAGGACCTATTCAGTAATCTGACCGAATATACGCAAGAGCTGTTTCTCGGCTTGCCTATCATTAAAAGTCTTGTCGAAGAAGCATCCGTGGCACGATATTTTGCAACATTAAATGAAGAAAATATGCAGGGCAACTTATCACTTGCCCGCGTGCAAGCTGTATTTATACCGATGATGCGTATTTTACCGATGATTTGCTATGCAGTTTCACTTTTTATTTGTGGCAGACTGGTTATCAACGATGAAATTTCCGTCGGTGATTTTGTTGCTATTAACGGGTATATCGGTATGTTGATCATGGCCACGATGGGAGTCGGCGGCTTGATTGCAGTGATGAATCGGGCCTTGGGCTCATATGATCGTTTGCGCGAGTATTTTGAGTGGCCGGAAGAACAGGCAACGGATGACTGCGCGGACCATCGAGACAGTGTGCCTGCACAAGCAAAGGTTCGAGCAGAACATCTTACCTTTACCTATCCCGAAGCGGACACACCGGCGCTTTGCGATGTGAATCTAACTATTCCCGAAGGGGCATTTGTTGGGCTCGTCGGCGCACCGGGCAGCGGCAAGACTACATTTTTCAAATTGTTGCTTCGCTTGTACAATCCGCCGGCAGGTACGTTGTTTATTAATGACAAAGATGTGCGTTCGTACTGTTTAGAAGACCTGCGTGCGCTGAGCGGGTTTGTTCCGCAGGAGCAAATTCTTTTTTCAAAAACAGTGGCTGACAATATCACTTTCCCCGCACCCGCGCAGGAGCAGGATATGGATTATGTCCAACAGTTAATGGATGATACGGCGATTTCACTTTCTTTGCAGGATCGTTTACAGGGACCAAGCAGCAAATTGCAGGAAGCAGGTACGGATCTCTCCGGGGGACAACGGCAGCGTATCGGAATTGCTCGTGCTTTATACAAACGGGCACCCTTGTTGCTTTTGGATGACGTTTTTTCGGCACTCGATTTTCAAACGGCTGCGATGATTGAAGAAAGTATTTTAAAACTGCGTCGAAAATATACGATCCTTTTTATTTCCCAGCGCATTGATGCCTTGCGTGATGCCGATATTATCTTCGTTTTTAAAGATGGACACATCGTTGAACAGGGCACTCATGAGGAACTGTGGAATCGGCACGGCGAGTATTACGTTTTATATCATCAGCAGGAGGCATAA
- a CDS encoding glutamine synthetase — MLRDEELLYVIPAGKYGKEGVLSLLAQYPEIQYVSIVGIDMAGNDTDERIPIELFFKNYNDFFSGDAVQTDGSSVVLPTIATLNNARIDMIADPDVNWVVDYNYDHLDPQTGKPIGTLRIPAFLIHNGEMVDARSILKRSIAYVEQEILELLSTHTVPGMEHVNVKEIDELLFTTATELEFWVKTPSQPIDSRALSVSQRMKEQYWQRTHGAVRTAMEESIELLKKLGLQPEMGHKEVGGVKPRIDDNGRLINILEQLEIDWKFSSNPLQTADNELEARIIVRETFRKHGLEVTFKAKPIHGVAGSGKHTHIGLSAKMKSGKVINLFAPKDMKEDFVSVLGYGAIMGILKNYEAMNPFISSTTDALNRLQPGFEAPVCIVTSLGQAPAIPSRNRTILIGLIRDLKNPLATRFELRAPNPYTNTYTCIALCYLAALDGIKYAVKSGKTTDELLAELSKAPGDDADYLEKDRAYRSEEDVFEMFTEEERQHHFSRPPATVWENIKMLRENPGKQEALAAGDAFSKRLMESFLTGVINRWKLELHNRIIDEAMYRLCSYKELPADNELDRKRWEEIVSRRNELAKDDIGKKSIFTQIRSLLVEGDYDQASAMQIEMDKKLQELDDLYHTYKENIF, encoded by the coding sequence ATGTTACGTGATGAAGAACTTCTTTATGTCATTCCCGCAGGCAAATACGGTAAAGAAGGTGTACTTTCGTTATTAGCACAGTACCCTGAAATTCAATATGTTTCCATTGTCGGGATTGATATGGCCGGTAACGATACCGATGAACGTATTCCGATTGAATTGTTTTTTAAAAATTATAACGACTTTTTCTCCGGTGATGCAGTGCAAACCGATGGTTCATCGGTGGTTCTTCCCACGATTGCTACACTAAATAATGCCCGAATCGATATGATTGCCGACCCAGACGTAAATTGGGTGGTCGACTACAATTACGATCATTTGGATCCACAAACGGGAAAGCCGATCGGGACACTCCGCATTCCGGCTTTTTTGATCCACAATGGAGAAATGGTAGATGCCCGTTCGATCTTGAAACGCAGTATTGCGTATGTTGAACAGGAGATTTTAGAGTTACTTTCGACGCATACGGTTCCGGGGATGGAGCACGTTAATGTTAAAGAAATTGACGAACTTTTATTTACCACAGCGACCGAACTTGAATTTTGGGTAAAAACGCCGAGTCAGCCGATCGACAGCCGTGCATTATCGGTTTCGCAGCGCATGAAAGAGCAATACTGGCAACGAACCCATGGAGCGGTTCGCACTGCAATGGAAGAATCCATTGAGTTGTTGAAAAAATTAGGCTTGCAGCCTGAAATGGGTCATAAAGAAGTGGGCGGTGTAAAACCGCGCATTGATGACAACGGGCGCCTTATAAACATTTTGGAACAGTTGGAAATCGACTGGAAATTCTCGTCCAATCCACTGCAGACTGCTGATAACGAACTGGAAGCGCGTATTATTGTTCGTGAAACATTTCGCAAACACGGTTTAGAGGTCACTTTTAAAGCGAAACCGATCCACGGTGTTGCCGGCAGCGGTAAACATACACATATCGGACTGTCTGCAAAAATGAAATCGGGCAAAGTAATCAACTTATTTGCGCCGAAAGATATGAAAGAAGACTTTGTCAGCGTACTCGGTTACGGTGCGATCATGGGCATTTTGAAAAACTACGAAGCAATGAATCCGTTTATCAGCTCCACAACGGATGCGTTAAATCGTTTACAGCCGGGCTTTGAAGCACCGGTTTGTATTGTTACATCCCTTGGTCAGGCGCCGGCGATTCCGTCGCGAAATCGCACCATTTTAATCGGTTTAATCCGTGACCTTAAGAACCCGCTGGCCACTCGCTTTGAATTGCGTGCACCGAATCCGTACACGAATACATATACTTGCATTGCCTTGTGCTACCTCGCCGCACTGGACGGTATTAAATATGCGGTGAAGAGCGGTAAAACAACCGATGAGTTGTTGGCAGAATTGTCGAAAGCCCCGGGAGATGACGCCGATTACTTGGAAAAAGATCGGGCGTATCGCAGTGAAGAAGATGTCTTTGAAATGTTCACCGAAGAGGAACGTCAGCATCATTTCTCGCGTCCGCCGGCAACCGTTTGGGAAAATATCAAAATGTTGCGCGAGAATCCTGGTAAGCAGGAGGCGTTAGCGGCAGGAGATGCGTTCTCGAAGCGACTGATGGAATCGTTCTTGACCGGGGTCATCAACCGTTGGAAACTGGAATTGCACAATCGCATTATTGATGAAGCAATGTACCGTTTGTGTTCGTATAAAGAATTACCGGCGGATAATGAGTTGGATCGTAAGCGTTGGGAAGAAATTGTTTCCCGTCGTAATGAACTTGCGAAAGACGATATCGGAAAAAAGAGTATTTTTACACAAATTCGCTCGTTGTTGGTGGAAGGCGATTATGATCAGGCCTCTGCAATGCAGATTGAAATGGATAAAAAGTTGCAGGAGCTGGATGATCTTTACCATACGTACAAAGAAAATATTTTTTAG
- a CDS encoding GatB/YqeY domain-containing protein → MTIQETLQRDMKEAMKAKEDGKLALSVIRMARAAIKNAEIDSSEPLAEEDVIGILAKEMKLRKDSLAEFEKSDRHDLITQTKAEIEVLSRYLPQPVSAEEVGNIVVETASQLAPEERNIGTLMKAVMPRLKGRADGKVVNQAVREWLASNK, encoded by the coding sequence ATGACCATTCAAGAAACCCTGCAGCGTGACATGAAAGAGGCCATGAAGGCCAAAGAAGATGGCAAGCTTGCACTCTCGGTCATCCGCATGGCTCGCGCCGCGATTAAAAATGCTGAGATTGACAGTTCTGAGCCTTTAGCAGAAGAAGATGTCATAGGTATTTTAGCGAAAGAAATGAAACTCCGGAAAGATTCTTTGGCGGAGTTTGAAAAATCGGATCGTCATGATCTGATTACGCAAACTAAAGCAGAGATTGAAGTATTGAGTCGCTATTTACCGCAGCCTGTCAGTGCAGAAGAAGTGGGTAACATTGTTGTCGAAACCGCTTCCCAATTAGCACCTGAAGAACGAAATATAGGGACTTTGATGAAGGCTGTTATGCCTCGGTTAAAAGGCCGGGCAGATGGGAAAGTAGTCAACCAAGCTGTACGTGAGTGGTTGGCCAGCAATAAATAG
- the rpsU gene encoding 30S ribosomal protein S21 — protein MSEIRVKKGESFDSALRRFKRSCQKAGVLSEVRKREHYEKPSVRRKKKSEAARKRKFK, from the coding sequence ATGTCTGAAATCAGAGTTAAAAAGGGCGAGTCTTTCGATAGTGCTCTTCGCAGATTTAAACGTTCCTGCCAAAAAGCCGGGGTTCTTTCTGAAGTGAGAAAACGCGAACATTATGAAAAGCCGAGCGTTCGTCGTAAAAAGAAATCGGAAGCGGCCAGAAAACGTAAATTTAAATAA
- a CDS encoding histidine triad nucleotide-binding protein: MKDCIFCQIANGTIPSSKVFENDDFVAFNDLAPTAPVHVLVVPKQHVQSINQITDAETEDQFAHFFSTVQAVASQLGLAESGYRVVINTGADGGQTVPHFHAHIIGGKALGWPPFAD, encoded by the coding sequence ATGAAAGACTGTATTTTTTGTCAAATTGCAAACGGTACGATTCCCAGTTCGAAAGTTTTTGAAAATGATGATTTTGTTGCCTTCAATGACCTTGCGCCAACGGCGCCGGTACATGTTTTGGTCGTACCTAAACAACATGTTCAAAGCATCAATCAAATTACGGATGCCGAAACGGAAGATCAATTTGCACATTTTTTCAGCACCGTACAAGCGGTGGCAAGTCAACTCGGCCTTGCCGAAAGCGGCTATCGCGTCGTCATCAATACAGGTGCTGACGGTGGTCAGACGGTACCCCATTTTCATGCGCATATAATCGGTGGCAAAGCGTTAGGTTGGCCTCCGTTTGCAGATTGA